Below is a window of Streptomyces sp. NBC_00223 DNA.
GATGATTTGTCCTCACCGACGCCTACGAGGTCAGCTGTCGGGTTCGGACGTGAGTTGCCCGGCCTGGCCCCGCTTGGACACGGAGCCACGGCTTCACCCCGAGCCGGTCCTTGCCGTACGTGCCGCAGCGGGCTGCTGTCCGGTGCTGCGTGGCGTACGGCCGGGTCCGGCGAAGGACTTTGGGTCCCCCGCTCCTGCCTGCGGCGCTTTCGCGTCGACTGTTCCCGTCGGCCGGCGGCAGGACTCGGCGTTCCGTACCAACGGGGCTCGCTGTGGCGAGCGATAAGACGTTAAGCACACCCCGGGGAGTAGTTCAATAATTCGATTGTGGATCACCAACCGCGCTCCCCCACCCGGCGGGTAGGGAGAAGCGCAGGTCGGAAGGCCCGATTTGAGCGCTCTGCGAGCAGACGGTCACAGGGTCCGAGGAGACGCTTGTCACATCTTCCCGAGCGACCGAAAAGCGGTATGTCCGTTTTGCTTCTCGGGCGCTAAGAGCCTTTGCCTCAGCCGAGATTGAGGATCTGTCCGGGTTTGATGAGATTCGGGTCGTCTCCGATGACCGTCTGGTTGGCCGCGAAGAGATGCCGCCAGCCGCCGTCGACGTGATGGGCGGCCGCGATGCCGGACAGCGAGTCGCCCGCGTCGACGGTGTAGTCGCTCCCAGGGACCTGCGGAGTGCCGCCGGTGGTGCCGTCGTTCGCCGTGCCGGTGCCGTCGCCCGTGGCCGCCGTGTCGTCGTCGTTCTCGGTGACGGCGTAGACCTGGGTCCGGGACGCCCGGTCGGCGGCGGCGAGTTCCTCGTCGGTCGGGCTGTACGGCTTGGCGTGGCGTCCGCCACCCGGCGAGGCGGTGCCCGTCGGGTCCGGGTCGCCGGGCGCGGTGGTGACGGGCGCGCCGGGGTCGGTCGTGTCCACGGGCGCGGAGGGGTCCGCGGTGGGCGCGTCGGGCGTGGTGGAGGCGACCGGTGGGGCCGAAGTCACCGGAGGCGTCTGCGGGGCCGTGGTGGGGTCGGCGGTGGGCGTGGTGACCGGAGTCGTGGGAGTCGCCGGCGTGCTGTCGGCGGGGCTCGACGGCTGCGCGGTGGGCGCGGGCGTGTCGCCCGGGTCCACATCCGGCGTGGCGGTGTCGTCGAGCAGCCCCGTACCGGTCTCGCAGCCCGGCCAGGCGTTGGGGCCGATGGCGGCGAGGACCTTCTCGGCGACGGTGATCTGCTGCGCCCGGGACGCGAGGTCGGGCCGGTCGGCGAACACGTCGCCGCCGTACATGTCCCAGGTGTCCTGGGTGATCGCGAGGCCGCCGTAGAAGCCGTTGTTGGTGTTGGCGCTCCACAGGCCGCCGGTCTCGCAGACGGCGACCTTGTCCCAGGTGCCGGCGTCGGCGGCGTGCGAGACGCCCGCGCCGAGCAGGGGGAGCGCGATTCCCGCGCCTGTCGCGGCCACGGTCACCATGGCCGCCGGCGCCTGACGGGGCCGTCGGTGCCGGCCGTTACCGGACGAGAGCATGCGGTCGCCTTTCGTCAAAGCCTTACGCGCCTGCGCGGGTTGACGTCGTGCCCAGACCCGCGCGTCGGTGAGGCATGGCGCGTCCGCGAGCCGTTCGTGCCTCGCGTTGACCGCAGAACGTAGCGGTGTTGGCCAAGGGATCACAAGTCGGTGTAGCGAGCGTCACGTCGGGATCACATTCCTGACACGACGTCACTTTGACTGCGACGCCTCGGGGGTGAAGGTCACCGGCAGGGTGCGCAGCCCCCGCATGATCAGGCCGCCGCGCCAGCGCAGCTCCTCCGGATCGACCGCGAGCCGCAGGTCCGGGAGGCGGGTCAGCAGTGTCCCCAGAGCGGTTCTGGCCTCCAGCCGGGCGAGTGGTGCACCCAGACAGTAGTGGATGCCGTGTCCGTAACCGAGGTGGGGATTGTCCCTGCGGGCCAGATCCACGGTGTCGGGCGCGTCGAAGCGGGCCGGGTCGCGGTCGGCGGCCGCGAGCACGACCAGGACCGGGTCGCCGGCCGCGATCGGCTGTCCGCCGACGGTGAGCGGGCTGGTGGCGTAGCGCCAGGTCGCCAGCTCCACCGGGCCGTCGTAGCGCAGCAGTTCCTCTACGGCCGTCTCCAGCAGATCGCCACCGGCCGGGGGGCGGGCCGGGTCCGTGCGCGCTTCTGCTTCCGTTGTCTCTTGGGGGTGCGCCTTCTTCCGGGCGCCGCGGGCCAGTTCGGTCTGGAGCAGGGCGCGGGGTTCGGGGTGGCGCAGGAGGGTGTGAACGCCGTTGCCGATGAGGTTCACGGTCGTCTCGAACCCGGCGAAGAGCAGGATGAAGGCCATGGCGGCGGCCTCGTTCTCCGTGAGGTGCTCGCCGTGGTCGCCGGCCCGGATCAGACCGGAGATCAGGTCGTCCCCGAGGTCACCGCGCTTGCGGTGGATCAGCTCGACGAGATACGCGCGGATGCGTTTCACCGAGCGCGCGACCCCGCCGCGGGGGCCGCCGCCGCTCTGACCGGGTGTGACATGTCGCACCATCATTCCGGCCCAGTCCCGGAAGTCGTCCTGGTCCTCGGCCGGAACGCCCAGCAGGTCGCAGATCGCGTAGATCGGCAGCGGGAAGGCGAAGTCGTGGATCAGATCGGCCTCGCCGTGCCGGGCGAAATTGTCGATGAGCCCGTCCGTCAGCTCCTGCACCCTCGGCCCGAACTCCGCCACCCGGCGCGGGGTGAACGCCTTCGACACCAGGCGCCGCAGCCGGGTGTGGTCGGGCGGGTCGATGTTCAGCAGATGAGTCATCAGATCCGCGCCGCGCTCGCCGGGGATCCCGGTCTTCCCCCTGGTCCGGGACTCCCCCGCGTGATGGACGGGGTTCTTGCTCAGCCGCCCGTCCGCGAGCGCCTCCCGCGCGTCGCCGTACCGCGTCACCAGCCACGCCCCCACGCCGCTGGGCAGCGTCGTCCACCGCACGGGCGCGTGCTCGCGCAGCCACGCGTACGCCGGGTACGGATCGGTGGCGAACTGCCACGAGAACAGCTCCGGCACCTCGGGGCCCGGGTCCGCGGGGCCGGACGGGACAGGGCACGACCCGGCGGGGCCGCCGTCCGAAGGACGGGAGGACGCCGGGCCGGCGGAAGCGGGACGCGGATTCGCGGGGTCGGTCACCCCCCGACGGTATCCGCCCCGGCCGGCGTCCCGGCCGGGCGTCCCCTTCACTCCTGCGGCGGTGCGGCCTCGGGTGTGACGGACTCCGCCTCGCGTATCGCGGCGCGGTAGCGGCGGGCGGCGTGGCGCAGGGCCGTCTCCGGGTCGATGCCCGCCGACTCGGCGGCGGCCGCCTCGGCCAGCAGATGGTCGCCGAGAGCGGTCTCGTCGTCGTAGAGGGGCGCGGGCGGACTGGCCGGGAGCGGCAGACCCGCGCGCCGGGCCCGCCCCGCGAGCTTCGCGGCCTGTGCCAGCGCCGGGGAGGCGAGCGGGACCCCGTCCGTGACCGACTCCCTGGATTTCTCGACCGCCTTGAGCCGCGCCCAGTTCTCCTGCACCTGCTCCGGGGTCTCCGCGACCTCGTCGCCGTAGATGTGCGGGTGGCGGTGGATGAGCTTGGCGACGAGCCCGGCGGCCACGTCGTCGATCCCGAAGGGCTCCTCCGGATCGCCCTCGGCAATCGCCGCGTGGAGGACGACCTGGAGCAGCACGTCCCCCAGCTCCTCGCGGATCGCCTCCCGGTCGCCCTGCTCGATCGCCTCGACCAGCTCGTACATCTCCTCGATGCCGTACGTGGCCAGATCCTCGTGGGTGCGCAGGCTGGTCCACGGGCACTCGGCCCTGATCCGGTCCATCACCTGCACCGCGTCGAGCAGCCGCGCGCCGGGCAGGTCGTACGAACCGGGCAGCAGCTCCAGGTCGGGCATCGCGACCCGCCCGGAGCCGCCGAGCCTGGCCAGCTCGTCGGTGACGGCCGGGTCTGCGCCGCCGGACGGCGGGAGATAGACGACGGTCCGGCCGCCCGCGGTGGCGTCCACCAGCTCCTGGCCGCTCGGGGTGGCGAGCTCGACCGCTGTACCGGCCTCCCGCAGATAGGGCAGCTGCGGGTGGTCCGGGTCGGCGCACAGCACGCGGTCGGCCTCGCGCAGCGTCTGCCACGCGGGCCAGGACAGCTGGCCGGGCGCGACCCGGTGGCTGGTGGTGAGCAGCACCAGCCGGCCGGGGGCGGCGGTCTCGTCGAGTTCTTCGTTCACCCTTCGAACGTACCCCGGACCACTGACAACGCGGTCACGCGCCGGCGTCCGGCTCCGGGATCACGGTCTTCTTGGCCACCCACGGGTCGGAGGTCGCGGCGATGGCGGCCTTCTTCCCGTCCCAGGTGCCGTAGCGCGGGTTGATGTGCACACCCAGCGAATTCGCGGTCTTGGACAGGGACGCGACGAGGGCCTGGTTGCCGCCGTCGCTGCCGGGCTGGAAACCGAGGCTCTGGATGAGCTTGCCGACCGCGACGTTGGAGCGGAAGAACTCGTCGGCACCGGAGGGCGCCACACCGTAGTTCTGGAGCAGCACCGCGTCGAGCTGCGCCTCGCTGCCGCCGAACTGGGCGAGCGCCGCCGCGTGCTCCCGCTGCACGTCGGCGTCGCTGACATGCAGCCCGGCGTCGCTGGTGGCCCGCGCGATCACCTCGTACTGCACGAGCATGCTCAGCGTCTGCGCCGACAGATTGCCGCTGCTCGCCAGCGCCTGCTCGCCCTGCGGGGACTTGCCCTCCTCGGTCCGCAGCGCGTCGACCCTCGCCTGGAGCGTGGACTCGGTGATCCGGTGGTCGCCGATGACGGCCGCTGCGCCCGGATGGGCCGGTCCCGACCCGCACGCGGTGAGGGCCGGTGCGGCGAGCAGCAGCCCCGCAACGGCGATCGAGACGGCTGTACGGCGGCGGACCATGGTGCCTCCCGGCGGGGAACAAGCCTCGCGATGCTGATGTGATGATCGAGCACGAGGATATGGAGCAAGAGCCACTGTTAGCCAGCACTCTGCGGAAGATGATCCCCTGGAGCGTACGGGCAATGGCTGTGCGAACGCCGCCGGGTGGCCCTTTCCCGTCGGCGCGGGGTCGGTTTCCCGCCGGTGGGAGGTCTGCTTCCCGCCGGGCGGGGTCCGTTTCCCACCGGCCGGGGG
It encodes the following:
- a CDS encoding cytochrome P450 family protein, whose amino-acid sequence is MTDPANPRPASAGPASSRPSDGGPAGSCPVPSGPADPGPEVPELFSWQFATDPYPAYAWLREHAPVRWTTLPSGVGAWLVTRYGDAREALADGRLSKNPVHHAGESRTRGKTGIPGERGADLMTHLLNIDPPDHTRLRRLVSKAFTPRRVAEFGPRVQELTDGLIDNFARHGEADLIHDFAFPLPIYAICDLLGVPAEDQDDFRDWAGMMVRHVTPGQSGGGPRGGVARSVKRIRAYLVELIHRKRGDLGDDLISGLIRAGDHGEHLTENEAAAMAFILLFAGFETTVNLIGNGVHTLLRHPEPRALLQTELARGARKKAHPQETTEAEARTDPARPPAGGDLLETAVEELLRYDGPVELATWRYATSPLTVGGQPIAAGDPVLVVLAAADRDPARFDAPDTVDLARRDNPHLGYGHGIHYCLGAPLARLEARTALGTLLTRLPDLRLAVDPEELRWRGGLIMRGLRTLPVTFTPEASQSK
- a CDS encoding nucleoside triphosphate pyrophosphohydrolase, whose translation is MNEELDETAAPGRLVLLTTSHRVAPGQLSWPAWQTLREADRVLCADPDHPQLPYLREAGTAVELATPSGQELVDATAGGRTVVYLPPSGGADPAVTDELARLGGSGRVAMPDLELLPGSYDLPGARLLDAVQVMDRIRAECPWTSLRTHEDLATYGIEEMYELVEAIEQGDREAIREELGDVLLQVVLHAAIAEGDPEEPFGIDDVAAGLVAKLIHRHPHIYGDEVAETPEQVQENWARLKAVEKSRESVTDGVPLASPALAQAAKLAGRARRAGLPLPASPPAPLYDDETALGDHLLAEAAAAESAGIDPETALRHAARRYRAAIREAESVTPEAAPPQE
- a CDS encoding transglycosylase family protein produces the protein MAATGAGIALPLLGAGVSHAADAGTWDKVAVCETGGLWSANTNNGFYGGLAITQDTWDMYGGDVFADRPDLASRAQQITVAEKVLAAIGPNAWPGCETGTGLLDDTATPDVDPGDTPAPTAQPSSPADSTPATPTTPVTTPTADPTTAPQTPPVTSAPPVASTTPDAPTADPSAPVDTTDPGAPVTTAPGDPDPTGTASPGGGRHAKPYSPTDEELAAADRASRTQVYAVTENDDDTAATGDGTGTANDGTTGGTPQVPGSDYTVDAGDSLSGIAAAHHVDGGWRHLFAANQTVIGDDPNLIKPGQILNLG
- a CDS encoding SurA N-terminal domain-containing protein; this translates as MVRRRTAVSIAVAGLLLAAPALTACGSGPAHPGAAAVIGDHRITESTLQARVDALRTEEGKSPQGEQALASSGNLSAQTLSMLVQYEVIARATSDAGLHVSDADVQREHAAALAQFGGSEAQLDAVLLQNYGVAPSGADEFFRSNVAVGKLIQSLGFQPGSDGGNQALVASLSKTANSLGVHINPRYGTWDGKKAAIAATSDPWVAKKTVIPEPDAGA